One Symphalangus syndactylus isolate Jambi chromosome 20, NHGRI_mSymSyn1-v2.1_pri, whole genome shotgun sequence DNA segment encodes these proteins:
- the LOC134735294 gene encoding diazepam-binding inhibitor-like 5, with translation MCQVEFELARAALKQLKGPVSDQEKLLVYGLYKQATQGDCDIPAPPASDVKATAKWEAWSANKGTSKMDAMRSYAAKVEELTKKEVGGMERQQRGVQDGRHKGLRVQSEELRKEEAG, from the coding sequence ATGTGCCAAGTGGAGTTCGAGCTGGCGCGCGCGGCCCTCAAGCAGCTGAAGGGTCCCGTGAGCGATCAGGAGAAGCTGCTGGTCTACGGCTTGTACAAACAGGCCACCCAGGGCGACTGCGACATCCCCGCCCCTCCGGCCTCAGACGTGAAAGCCACGGCCAAGTGGGAGGCTTGGAGCGCGAACAAAGGGACGTCCAAGATGGACGCCATGAGGAGCTACGCGGCCAAAGTGGAGGAGCTGACGAAGAAGGAAGTGGGGGGCATGGAGCGCCAACAAAGGGGCGTCCAAGATGGACGCCATAAGGGGCTACGCGTCCAGAGCGaggagctgaggaaggaggaggctGGCTGA